In Humulus lupulus chromosome 7, drHumLupu1.1, whole genome shotgun sequence, the following are encoded in one genomic region:
- the LOC133790451 gene encoding uncharacterized protein LOC133790451 yields the protein MGSSFGDLLKSLAISGLVLFLFYIVLFDSTHNTKRFDLLETFIQKWPISSSPNHTLPTPPSPPPIKTNLSHLVFSIVGSMNTWKHKKLYSESWWRPNVTRGYLFLDKPPKNEFLPWPSSAPPFRVNENVKRIYERASSPSQVRIVRTILEMFREGDEGVRWYVMTDDDTVLAVDNLVEVLSKYDHTNYFYIGTNSECIKSNSDFSFEMAFGGAGYALSYPLASLVATQLDGCLERYPTLKVSDFMLYTCLADLGVFLTHNNGFHQIDLHGDISGLLSAHPQTPFLSLHHIDTVDPIFPNKTRPESIHHLMKAVKVDPSRVLQQTICHHRPTNWSFSVSWGYSTHIYEATLPRSFLRRPLETFRPWKRHRPPFYMFNTRWLTNNPCEAPHVFFFDSIQEAADDGIVTTYVRASSRGLPACSSSGNHSADHIQRIRVFSPAKLPLESKGRECCDVVYGDGENTTEVRYRACPKEEVTA from the exons ATGGGGTCTTCATTCGGAGATTTATTGAAATCTCTGGCCATATCAGGTCTAGTCCTCTTCCTCTTCTACATAGTTTTATTCGACAGTACTCACAACACCAAACGTTTCGATCTTCTGGAAACCTTCATACAAAAATGGCCAATATCTTCTTCACCAAACCATACTCTCCCAACTCCTCCTTCTCCTCCTCCGATCAAAACCAATCTCAGCCACCTCGTTTTCAGTATAGTCGGCTCCATGAACACATGGAAGCACAAAAAGCTCTACTCCGAATCCTGGTGGCGACCCAACGTGACTCGAGGATATCTCTTTCTCGACAAACCACCCAAAAACGAGTTCCTCCCTTGGCCCTCTTCGGCTCCTCCGTTTCGGGTCAACGAAAACGTCAAGAGAATCTACGAACGAGCCTCGAGCCCATCTCAGGTTAGGATTGTACGGACGATTCTGGAGATGTTTAGGGAAGGTGACGAGGGTGTTAGATGGTATGTGATGACGGACGACGACACCGTTTTGGCGGTCGATAACTTGGTCGAAGTTCTGAGCAAGTATGATCATACTAACTACTTTTATATTGGAACGAACTCTGAGTGTATCAAGTCCAACTCCGACTTCTCGTTCGAGATGGCCTTCGGCGGAGCTGGTTATGCCTTGAGTTACCCTTTGGCTTCGTTGGTGGCGACTCAGTTGGATGGTTGTCTCGAGAGATATCCCACTTTGAAAGTCAGTGATTTTATGTTGTATACTTGTTTGGCTGATCTTGGTGTTTTTCTCACTCATAACAATGGCTTCCATCAG ATTGATCTACACGGTGACATATCAGGACTACTATCAGCTCATCCACAGACACCATTCCTCTCCCTCCACCACATCGACACCGTAGACCCGATCTTCCCCAACAAGACCCGACCCGAATCCATCCACCACCTCATGAAGGCAGTGAAAGTTGACCCCTCTCGTGTTCTCCAACAAACCATATGCCACCACAGGCCGACCAACTGGTCATTCTCAGTCTCATGGGGCTACTCCACACACATCTACGAAGCCACACTCCCTCGCAGCTTTCTGCGCAGACCACTCGAGACTTTCCGCCCATGGAAGCGGCACAGGCCACCGTTCTACATGTTCAACACGCGGTGGCTCACCAACAATCCCTGCGAAGCCCCTCACGTCTTCTTCTTCGACTCCATTCAGGAGGCTGCCGACGATGGGATTGTAACCACTTATGTAAGAGCATCTTCTCGTGGCTTACCAGCTTGTTCTTCCAGTGGTAACCATTCTGCCGATCACATCCAAAGAATTCGAGTCTTTTCCCCTGCCAAACTGCCTTTGGAG AGTAAAGGAAGAGAGTGTTGCGACGTCGTTTATGGGGACGGAGAGAACACTACAGAGGTCAGATACAGGGCATGTCCGAAGGAAGAAGTCACAGCTTAA
- the LOC133790452 gene encoding protein RETICULATA-RELATED 4, chloroplastic-like: MAIAFCLSPSSSSSSLSFSNLNLHRSLLSLPSSSSHLHLSFSSPTANSLAYHNRHRLSHFIVASTGGGGGGGFNGKGSSGGGGGGGDDHGHGGESDDNAGGKNRAEAFLVLKEAGRSLESLPKDLAAAIEAGRIPGMVVSRYFSLEKSGLIRWLMQFAGFRERLLADDLFLAKVAMECGVGMFTKTAAEYERRRENFFNELEVVFADVVMAIIADFMLVFLPAPTVSLRPALSLNAGFIAKFFHNCPDNAFQIALSGTSYSLMQRIGAIVRNGTKLFAVGTASSLVGTAVTNALINAKKAVNKDAALEVENVPIVSTSVAYGVYMAVSSNLRYQVLAGVIEQRLLEPLLHQHKLMLSAMCFAVRTGNTFLGSLLWVDYARWIGIQKSH, encoded by the exons ATGGCGATCGCCTTCTGCCTCTCTCCATCTTCCTCTTCTTCCTCCTTATCGTTCTCCAATCTCAATCTCCACCGTTCACTTCTATCATTACCATCTTCATCGTCTCATCTTCACCTAAGTTTCTCCTCCCCAACCGCTAACTCCCTTGCCTACCACAACCGCCACCGTTTGTCTCATTTTATTGTTGCTTCCACCGGCGGCGGAGGTGGTGGTGGATTCAACGGAAAAGGATCTTccggtggcggtggcggtggagGTGATGATCACGGTCACGGTGGTGAATCTGACGACAATGCTGGCGGAAAGAACAGAGCGGAGGCTTTTTTGGTTCTGAAGGAAGCTGGGAGGTCTCTGGAGAGTTTGCCTAAAGACTTGGCGGCGGCGATTGAGGCGGGGCGGATTCCTGGAATGGTTGTTAGTCGGTACTTTTCGCTTGAGAAGTCGGGGTTGATCCGGTGGCTGATGCAGTTTGCTGGATTTAGGGAGAGGCTTTTGGCTGATGATTTGTTCTTGGCTAAGGTTGCTATGGAGTGCGGCGTTGGAATGTTTACTAAG ACTGCTGCTGAGTATGAACGCCGAAGGGAAAACTTTTTCAATGAGCTTGAAGTTGTTTTTGCAGATGTG GTAATGGCCATAATTGCAGATTTCATGCTTGTTTTTCTTCCCGCTCCCACTGTTTCTCTCCGACCTGCACTTTCACTAAATGCAGGATTCATTGCCAAGTTTTTCCATAACTGCCCTGATAACGCCTTCCag ATTGCTTTGTCTGGAACATCATATTCATTAATGCAGAGGATTGGTGCCATAGTG CGCAATGGTACCAAGCTTTTTGCAGTTGGCACTGCTTCATCACTG gtTGGCACAGCTGTGACAAATGCCTTGATTAATGCAAAGAAGGCAGTAAATAAGGATGCTGCTCTTGAAGTTGAAAACGTGCCTATAGTATCCACCAGTGTTGCCTATGGTGTGTACATGGCAGTTTCTAGCAACCTCAG GTATCAAGTACTGGCCGGTGTTATCGAACAGCGTTTATTGGAACCCTTACTACACCAACACAAGCTTATGCTAAGTGCAATGTGCTTTGCTGTTAGGACGGGCAATACATTCTTGGGTTCATTATT GTGGGTGGATTATGCTCGTTGGATAGGAATCCAGAAATCCCATTAA